Part of the Deltaproteobacteria bacterium genome is shown below.
CCGCGTTCGCGCCACCGACTGGGTGGAGGTCGGCCCGGAAGGCGTCCTCACCATCACGGACGTGGCCTTCTACGCCTCGCCCGACCCTCTCACCGGCGACACCCGCGAGACGCCCTACTGCGCCGCCCACATCCTTCTGGACGGCTGCAAGGACCACGAAACCCTTTGGCACGAGCTGAACCCGGACGACATAGGCCGCGCCAAAAAGGGAATGCGCGTGAAACCCGTGTGGGACGACAAGCGCAAAGGAGCGATAACGGACATAAAGTACTTTACGCTAATTGACTGACAGCCCGTCTAAAAACGCGAACTGACAGTGCCAGAGCTTCAAAGCCAATTCCGCCACGTACTTTCAGTACGCTTGCTCATTGGCTTATCGCTCTCCTTGCATTTCATCGTTTTTATCCAGGCTGTAATCCAAGCCTTTTGGGGACGGCTGTTAAAAGGAGGAAATGACATGAGTCAGGAACATAGAGACTGCTTCGTGGTGGCTGGCAAGCTCGCCCTTCCCTACCAGTATTTTGCGGGAAGCACGGGGTCGAAGTTCATCACAACGCTTAGGGACAAGAAACAGATTCTCGGAGTCAGGTGCGACAAGTGCAACAAGGTTTTCGTTCCGCCCCGCAAAAACTGCGAGGTCTGCCTGTCGCCTACCGGCGACAACTGGGTTGAACTGAAGGACACCGGCACGGTGGTCAACTGGACCGTCATCCGCTACGCCGAGCCGCACCAGCCCGTTGCGCCGCCATACATTCTGGCCCTCATCAAGCTGGACGGCGCCGACACGCCCTTCGCCCACATAGTGACGGGCATCGCCGCCAGCCAGATGAAGGAAGGCCAGAGGGTCAAGGCCCGCTTCGCCAAAAAGACCACCAACACCATCATGGACATAGAATGCTTCAGGCCGCTCCCGCCCAAATTCCAGGTGGGCTACACCTACGACGAGCTTGAAATCGGCATGTCCGCAAGTTTCACCAAGACCATCACAGAGACCGACGTCTACCTTTTCGCGGGCATTTCGGGCGACTTCAACCCCATGCATCTTAATGAGGAATTCGCAAAGCTTACGCCCTTCGGCACCCGCATAGCCCACGGAGCCCTTCCCCAGAGCCTCATCGCAAGTGTTCTGGGCATGAAGCTTCCGGGCCTTGGCACGGTGGCCCTTGAAATCAACACGCGCTTTCTCGGCCCCACCTACTTCGGCGACACGGTGACAGCCTCCGCCGAAGTTGTGGAAAAGCTCGAAAAAAAGCGCTGGGTGCGTCTCAATCTTTCCTGGACCAACCAGAAGGATCAATTGATCGGCACGGGCACAGCCTTGGTCATACCTCCCGCCCCCGTGCAGACCGACTAAAAACGCGAATCGCTGTGTCAGAGCAAAGCGGGCGGGTCGTCATGTACGGCAAGTACTATTCCTCCCCGCCCGCTTCACTCTTCCTTGCGCTTCATCGTTTTTATCCGGTCTGCATGTGAATGCCTCCGGGCAGCAGTCCGATTAGTCATGGGGTTTTCCATTATGGGGGGCTTGTCCATGATCGATTTTAAAAGCATCGCCCGCGATTTGAAGGCGGGCAGGCCCCCGGCCCTGGGGGATTTTCCGCCCCGGATGCTGGATTTTTTCGCCGAAGCGGCGAGTCTGCGGGGCAAATTCTCCACCCTTTCCAATCTCGAACGCCTCACATGCTGCATAAGGCACAAATCGCCCGACCGGGTTCCGGTTACGCCCCTGGCCAATGCCGCATCCAGGCAGATTCTCGGAATCAGCTTCCCCGATTACTCCCAAAAAGCGGAATCAGCAGCCGACTGCTTCATGGCGGGGCTTAATCTCCTGGGCGGGGACATGGCGGTGCTTCTCGTTGATCTTTCGGTGGAAGCCGAGGGCTTCGGCCAGAAGATAATTTATCCGCTCAATTCCACCGCCCGTCCCGACTACGGCGATCCTGTGGTCAAATCAACCGACGATTACGAAAAAATCCGCCCGGTCCTGCTTGAAAATTCAAAGCGGATGAAAGAATTCGTGAAGCTGTGCGAAATAATGGTCGCCCGCTGCGGATTTTCCTATATGGTGAGCGGCTTCGTCTTCGGGCCGCTTGGGGTTCTGGCCATGATGCGCGGGGCCGAGCACCTTTTTAAAGACTGCGTGCTTCACCCCAAAAAAGTGATGAAGGCCCTTGAGGCGATAACCGAGACCCTTTGCGAATTCACCCAGGCCCAGTGCGACGCGGGCGTGGGCGCAATCGCCATAGACACCCTTTTCGCCTCCTATAACGGGCTTTCCAAGGAGCTTTGGGAGAAAATCGAAGGCCCTTTTGCGAGGGAAATCGCCCAGGTCATCAAGCGAAACGGCAGGGTCGTGGGCATCCACAACTGCGGCCACGGCATCTATTTCGACGCCCAGATAAGAAGCATGGAGCCTGAACTCATCAGCTTCGCCCATCTTCCGGACGACTGCGCAACCGAGCGCGACCTCGTGGAGCGCTACGGCGACTCCATCACCCTTGTGGGCTGCGTTCCCACCCCCCTCCTGATTCACGGAACGCCCCAAGAGGTCATGGACGAGAGCCGAAGGCAAATCGACGTTTTCGGAAAAAACGGCGGCTTCGTGCTTGCCCCCGGCTGCGAGTATCCCCCCAACGTCCCCCTTGTGAACGCCCTGGCCCTGGTCAGGGCCGCAACGTCGTGAGGAGAGAGCTATGAAACAAGTGGTTTCGTATGAAGCTGTTTCTTCCGACATCGCCCGCGCCGTGGCTTTGAGGGACTCGGAAAAACTGGACAGCCTTGTCATCACCGCCAAAAATGCTGACATGCCCAAACATGATGCAATGGCGGCCCTCACACGCGGCATCGAAGTGGCCAGGGGCGAATTTTCGGCAAACCGCCTTGCAATCCCTGAATTTCTGATCTGCCTTGATCTTATGAACGAGGCGATGGACGCTTTTTCCGATCTGCCCGACTCCGGGCCTTCACTGATAAATCGGCCCCGCATGGTGATAGGAGTTGCGGAAGGCGACGTTCACGACCTCGGCAAAAACGTGGTGGCGGCTGTCTGCCGGGCCTATGGTTTTGAGGTGACTGACCTTGGCCGCGACGTTACGCCTGCGGTTTTCATCAATGCGGTGAAGAAAACGGAAGCTCACGTTCTGGCGGTTTCGGCCATGATGTCCACTCCTTTGAACGCCATGCGGGAGACCGTGGCGCTGTGCCGAAGGGAATGCCCGGAAACCCTTGTTTTCGTCGGCGGGGCCGCAGTTGACGAAAAGCTCGCCCTTGGCATGGGAGCAAACGCCACGGCGGTAAACGCGGCTCTTCTGCCCGGAGTCTTTTCAAAGCTCAGGCTTCTTCCGTCTCCCTGAAAAACCCAAGGAGGAAACTTACGTGAAAATCCGCAAAAGAATGATCGCCGCCTTGATTGCGCTTGCGGCGCTTCTCTTTCTCATGGCCGCTCCCGTGCTGTCCGGGGCTCCTTCCTACCTCCCCATTGACGGCGACATAATCTTCCAGACCTCAAAATCATCCCAAAGCCGCCTGGTGCAGACGGCCACGGCCTCCCCCTTGAGCCATATGGGGCTTGTGTTCATCGAAAAGGGGCGTCCGGTGGTGTACGAGGCGGTAGGCCC
Proteins encoded:
- a CDS encoding OB-fold domain-containing protein produces the protein MSQEHRDCFVVAGKLALPYQYFAGSTGSKFITTLRDKKQILGVRCDKCNKVFVPPRKNCEVCLSPTGDNWVELKDTGTVVNWTVIRYAEPHQPVAPPYILALIKLDGADTPFAHIVTGIAASQMKEGQRVKARFAKKTTNTIMDIECFRPLPPKFQVGYTYDELEIGMSASFTKTITETDVYLFAGISGDFNPMHLNEEFAKLTPFGTRIAHGALPQSLIASVLGMKLPGLGTVALEINTRFLGPTYFGDTVTASAEVVEKLEKKRWVRLNLSWTNQKDQLIGTGTALVIPPAPVQTD
- a CDS encoding uroporphyrinogen decarboxylase family protein, giving the protein MDFKSIARDLKAGRPPALGDFPPRMLDFFAEAASLRGKFSTLSNLERLTCCIRHKSPDRVPVTPLANAASRQILGISFPDYSQKAESAADCFMAGLNLLGGDMAVLLVDLSVEAEGFGQKIIYPLNSTARPDYGDPVVKSTDDYEKIRPVLLENSKRMKEFVKLCEIMVARCGFSYMVSGFVFGPLGVLAMMRGAEHLFKDCVLHPKKVMKALEAITETLCEFTQAQCDAGVGAIAIDTLFASYNGLSKELWEKIEGPFAREIAQVIKRNGRVVGIHNCGHGIYFDAQIRSMEPELISFAHLPDDCATERDLVERYGDSITLVGCVPTPLLIHGTPQEVMDESRRQIDVFGKNGGFVLAPGCEYPPNVPLVNALALVRAATS
- a CDS encoding cobalamin B12-binding domain-containing protein, translating into MKQVVSYEAVSSDIARAVALRDSEKLDSLVITAKNADMPKHDAMAALTRGIEVARGEFSANRLAIPEFLICLDLMNEAMDAFSDLPDSGPSLINRPRMVIGVAEGDVHDLGKNVVAAVCRAYGFEVTDLGRDVTPAVFINAVKKTEAHVLAVSAMMSTPLNAMRETVALCRRECPETLVFVGGAAVDEKLALGMGANATAVNAALLPGVFSKLRLLPSP